The following are encoded in a window of Candida dubliniensis CD36 chromosome 4, complete sequence genomic DNA:
- a CDS encoding malonate-semialdehyde dehydrogenase [acylating], putative (Similar to S. cerevisiae ALD4;~In S. cerevisiae: required for growth on ethanol and conversion of acetaldehyde to acetate; phosphorylated; activity is K+ dependent; utilizes NADP+ or NAD+ equally as coenzymes; expression is glucose repressed;~Similar to Homo sapiens ALDH6A1) gives MLSRVILKNKSTINKNMTNIVVSTKISIRNKSIITLSSTTTDYPKGHTTVNDEPYLTPSFVNNEFIKSESNIWFDIHDPATNNIVSKVPQSTPEELEDAIESAHKSFPSWKDTSIIKRQGIAFKFVQLLRENMDRIASMIVLEQGKTFIDAKGDVLRGLQVAEAACNITNDLKGESLEVATDMETKMIREPLGVIGSICPFNFPAMVPLWSLPLILVTGNTAVIKPSERVPGAAMIICELVKKAGIPPGVLNIVHGKHDTVNKLIDDPRIKALTFVGGDKAGKYIYERGSKLGKRVQANLGAKNHLVVLPDANKQSFINAVNGAAFGAAGQRCMAISVLVTVGKTTKEWIKDVVDDAKLLKTGSGFDPTSDLGPVINPESLIRAEEIIEDSIQNGAILELDGRGYKPKNDQDQKFIKGNFLAPTILTNIKPGMRAYDEEIFAPVLSVVNVDTIDEAIELINNNKYGNGVSLFTNSGGSAQYFTKRIDVGQVGINVPIPVPLPMFSFTGSRGSFLGDLNFYGKAGITFLTKPKTITSAWKLNSVDEEILKPSTSMPIQQ, from the coding sequence ATGTTATCACGTGTTATTTTAAAGAATAAATCTaccattaataaaaatatgaccaatattgttgtttccaCCAAAATTTCTATTAGAAATAAATCTATTATTACTTTATCATCAACTACTACTGATTATCCAAAGGGACATACTACTGTTAATGATGAACCATATTTAACTCCAAGTTttgttaataatgaatttattaaatcagAATCCAATATTTGGTTTGATATTCATGATCCTGCTACCAATAATATTGTTTCTAAAGTTCCACAATCAACACCAGAAGAATTAGAAGATGCAATTGAATCTGCTCATAAATCATTTCCTTCATGGAAAGATACTAGTATTATTAAACGTCAAGGAATTGCTTttaaatttgttcaattattaCGAGAAAATATGGATCGTATTGCTTCAATGATTGTTTTAGAACAAGGTAAAACTTTTATTGATGCTAAAGGTGATGTTTTACGTGGATTACAAGTTGCTGAAGCTGCTTGTAATATTactaatgatttaaaagGTGAATCATTAGAAGTTGCCACTGATATGGAAACAAAAATGATTAGAGAACCTTTAGGAGTTATTGGATCTATTTGTCCATTTAATTTCCCTGCTATGGTTCCATTATGGTCATTACCTTTAATATTGGTCACTGGTAATACTGCTGTTATTAAACCAAGTGAACGGGTCCCTGGTGCAGCAATGATTATTTGTGAATTGGTTAAAAAAGCTGGTATTCCTCCTGGTGTTCTTAATATTGTTCATGGTAAACATGATAcagttaataaattaattgatgatccTCGTATTAAAGCTTTAACATTTGTTGGAGGTGATAAAGCTGGgaaatatatttatgaACGAGGTTCTAAATTGGGTAAAAGAGTTCAAGCCAATTTAGGTGCTAAAAATCATTTGGTAGTATTACCTGATGCTAATAAAcaatcatttattaatgCAGTTAATGGTGCAGCATTTGGTGCTGCTGGTCAAAGATGTATGGCCATTTCTGTTTTAGTTACTGTTGGTAAAACCACTAAAGAATGGATTAAAGATGTAGTTGATGATGctaaattattgaaaactgGTAGTGGATTTGATCCAACTAGTGATTTAGGTCCAGTTATTAATCCAGAATCATTAATTAGAGCCgaagaaattattgaagattcaattcaaaatgGAGCTATATTAGAATTAGATGGTAGAGGttataaaccaaaaaatgatcaagatcaaaaatttattaaaggTAATTTTTTAGCACCAACTATTTTAACTAATATTAAACCAGGTATGAGAGCttatgatgaagaaatttttgCTCCAGTATTATCAGTAGTTAATGTTGATACTATTGATGAAGCcattgaattgattaataataataaatatggTAATGGAGTATCACTTTTCACTAATTCAGGAGGTTCAGCTCAATATTTCACTAAAAGAATTGATGTTGGTCAAGTTGGTATTAATGTTCCAATTCCAGTTCCATTACCaatgttttcttttacaGGATCTCGTGGATCATTTTTGggtgatttgaatttttatgGTAAAGCTGGTATTACATTTTTGACTAAACCTAAAACTATTACTTCAGCTTGGAAACTTAATTctgttgatgaagaaattttgaaacCTTCTACTTCAATGccaattcaacaataa